The DNA region TTATGCGGTATGTTTTACTATAAAATGTTTAAGATGAAAAAATTACCTTTGATAATTTTTCATCTTTCTTTTTTGTTTATTTTAGTAGGGTCTGTTATGACACGATATGCTGGCTTTGAAGGTATTTTAGCAATCAGGGAACATACTCAAAATTCATCTATAGAAAGCTCTAAGACTTCTCTTAATTTTTTTGCTATTAAAGATGGGCAGCATTATAGTGTTGTTAATGATCGTTATATTGGAAATTTGCCCTTTGCTAATTTTTTTAAACTAAAGCTTCAATTAGATGATGAGGCTGTGTTAAAGTATAAAGATTTAATTTTAAATGCTCATTATATTTATAAAGAAAATAATACTTCTGAACCTTTGCTTGTTTTAATGCTTTCTCAAAAAGCGCAACAAGGCGTTGATCTTAAATTTCAAAAGGGCGAGGTTAAAAATATAGGAGGGGTTGATTTTGCTTTCATGAATGATAATGTTAAAGCACCCTTTGTTAAAATTGATGAAAATTTAACTTTAAGTTCGAGTGAAAATTTACATTTTTTAAATATGTTAGATGGAAGCAATTTAAAACTTGAATCTGGAGAAAAAGTTAATGTTAGAGAAAAAAGACTTTATGAAATAAAAGATATCAACTTTGTTGTTAAATTTGCTTCTTTGCATGCAAAAGAAGTTTTAGAAGGGTCTAATAGACCTCAAGATGAAAGTTTTTGGTTGTGGTTAAAATCTGTAGGATTGGAATTAGTTAGAACCATGTTAATTTCTACTTTTGGTGAGCCTCAAAATTGGAAAAATTCCTTATTATTACATTTTAAAGAATTTGCATTAAGCAATGAAAATAATATAGAATTAACAGGAAATAATGCCTTAAAATTAGAATTAAGTTATAAAAATGAAAGTAAAGAATTTTATGTTTTTGAATACAATAAACCTGTACTTGTTGAACTTGCAGGACAAAAATTCTTTGTTTCTTGGGCACTTTCTTATAGACAATTACCTTTTGATATTTATTTAAAAGATTTTATTTTAGATCGTTATCCAGGATCTATGTCTCCTTCTTCTTATGCGAGTGAAATTACTGTAAAGGATCGTAATAATAGTTTTGACTATAGAATTTTTATGAATAATGTTTTAGATTATGATGGTTATAGATTTTATCAAAGTTCTTATGATCAAGATGAAAAAGGTACGGTTTTATCGGTTAATAAGGACCCAGGTAAAATTCCAACTTATATAGGTTATTTTTTACTTTGTTTTGGTATGTTTGCTAATTTTTTAAATCCATATTCTAGATTTAGAACCTTAGCACGATTAATTAATAAAGATACTTTAAAAAATACTAGTGCTATTTTGGTTTTTTCATTAATACTTTTAGGAATAGAAAAAACTTTTGCTCAAGATAATTTAACTTTGCCTGTAGTAAATGCAGAACATGCTAAAAATCTTGCAACTTTAATAGTTCAAAAATCATCTGATGGAAGAATGGTTCCTTTTGATACTTTATCAAAAGAAATTTTAGAAAAAATTCATCAAAGTCAAACTTATAAAGGGCAAAGTTCTAATGCTATTATGCTTTCTATGTTGATTAATGTGGATAAATGGCAAATGGAGCCTTTTATTTTAATGCCACAAAATAAAGTTGTGCGTGATGCTATTGCCAATATTTTACTTGTTCCTAGTACCAAATATATTGCCTATAAAGATTTTTTTGACAATAATGCTAATTATAAGCTTAAAAAATATGTTGAAAATGCAAATCGTAAAAATCCTAATGCAAGAGGAATTTTTGATAAAGAAATTTTAAAATTAGATGAAAGAGCTAATATTGTTAATTTAATTTTTAGCGGCGAATTGTTTAAAATTATTCCTGTGCAAAATGATCCTAACAATGTTTGGCTTGCTCCATTTTCTGCTGTAGTAACCCTTAAAGGAGAAGAAAGATATCAAGTTATAGCCTTAATACAAAATTATTTTAGCACGGTTGAAGAAGCTTTTAAGGATGAAAATTGGACCAAGGCTGATCAAGCCTTGCGCTTTATTAAAGAATATCAAGAAAAAATAGGATACAAAGTTATGCCTAATCAAACAAAGGTGCAAATGGAAATTTTTTCAAATAAAGCAGAGATTTTTTTCAAACTTGCTCCTATATATTTAATTGCAGGTTTTTTGCTTTTAATTCTTGTTTTTTCAAAAATGATCATGCCTAATTTAAAAATTGTTTTTATATTTAAAATAGTATATATTTTAAATATTTTAGCCTTTGTTTTACATACAATAGGACTTGGAATTCGTGCTTATTTATCTGATCATGCCCCATGGAGTAATGGTTATGAAAGTATGGTTTACATAGCTTGGGCTTTATCTTTATCTGGTATCTTTTTTTCTAGAAAAAGTCCTATAGCCTTATCATTGACTTCGATTTTATCAGGGGTTGTGTTAATGGTTGCGCATTTGAGTGAAATGAATCCACAAATTACAAATCTTGTTCCTGTGCTTAATTCTTATTGGCTTAGTATTCATGTATCTGTTATTACTGCGAGTTATGGATTTTTAGGGCTTTGTGCCTTGCTTGGTATCTTTACTTTGCTTTTAATGTGTTTTCTTAAAAAAGATAAACAAGTTAATATTAATATTTTAAGGAATATTACAGAAGCAACAAGAATTAATGAAATGGCTATGATTTTAGGACTTTGTTTATTGACTACAGGGAATTTTTTGGGTGCGATTTGGGCTAATGAAAGTTGGGGAAGATATTGGAGTTGGGATTCTAAAGAAACTTGGGCTTTAGTTAGTATTCTTGTTTATGCAGCTATTTTGCATCTTAGAATGATTCCAAAATATTCTAATCAGTTTATTTTTGCCTTATGGAGTATGTTTGCTTATTGGGTTATTATTATGACTTATTTTGGTGTAAATTATTTTTTAACAGGACTTCATTCTTATGCAGCAGGTGAAGCAGCGCAAATTCCTAATTATGTTTATTGGGGTTTTGCACTTATGATAGTGTTGGCTCTTTTAGCAAGAAGAAAGCGTGATTTAATAGCTAAATTATAAAATATAAAGAATTTTGCTAAGTTTTATGTAAAAGCTTAGCGAAAACTTTATACGATAAGCAAAATTATTTTTTTACATATAAATAAGTAGCTAAAGAATGTATAGTGGTGCGCTCAAGAGGATTCGAACCTCTGACCTTTTGAACCGCAATCAAATGCTCTATCCAGCTGAGCTATGAGCGCAAAAATGAGTTAAAATTATATATAAATTTCCTTAAAATAAACCAAAATTTTACCTATTAGTTTGACTTTTATGTATTTTGTCTTAATATAATTTTTATTTGTTTTATGTATTATTTTCTTCTTTTGGTATAAAATTCTTTTTTAAATTGTGAAAAAGAATTTGAAAGTATTGCTTTTTGCATTTGTTTTGTAAGTTCGAGATAATAATATAAATTATGTAAACTTGCTAAACGAAAAAAGGTTAATTCTTTGGCTTTAAAAAGATGGTTTAAATAAGCGCGTGAAAAATTACGACAAGTATAACAAGAACAAGTTTGATCTATGGGTTCATGATCGTTAATAAATTCGGTCTTTTTGATATTAAATTTGCCAAAATTTGTGAAAAAAGTTCCATTTCGTGCATTTCTTGTAGGCATAACACAATCAAACATATCAATCCCACGTTCAACATTTTCTACTAAATCTTCAGGTGTACCAACACCCATTAAATATCTAGGACGGTTTTCATCCATAAAAGGATTTAAATTTTGTACGGTTTCATACATTAAAGAATTTTCTTCTCCAACACTAAGCCCTCCAATTGCTATTCCATCAAAAGGCATTTCATTTAAAGCCAAGGCACAGCGTTTTCTTTCTTCATAATCTGTGCCACCTTGAATAATACCAAAAATATTTTGCTTTAAGCCTATACCTTGATTTTGCATAATTTTATGATAATTAATAGCTTCTTTAGCCCATGCTATAGTTCTATCTACAGAAATTTTTATTCTTTTTTTATCTGCAGGCAAGGCTATTAAATCATCTAATATCATCATAATATCAGAATTAAAATCATATTGTGCATTTAAGACATTTTTAGGGGTAAAAAAATGGCGACTACCATCAATATGGCTTTTAAATTCTATGCCTTCATCAAAATGTTTGGAATTTTTACTTAAAGAAAAAGCTTGAAATCCTCCACTATCTGTTAAAAAACTTCTATTAAATTTTGTAAAACCATGTAATCCTCCTAAATCTTTTATGATTTTAGAACCTGGACGTAAATACATATGATAGGTATTGGCTAAAATAATTTTTGCATCAAGTTCATTTTTAATATCATTAGCATCAAGGCTTTTTATGGCTCCAAGTGTGCCAACTGGCATAAAAATAGGAGTTAAAAAACTACTATGTGCTGTATTTATTTGACAAACTCTAGCCATATTATCTTTATACTTTAATTTAAATTCCATTTGTTATAATTTCCTTTTTTGGAGTGAAGTGATGAATAATATTTTAATTATAATAGATGGTATTTTAGCAAAGCATTTCTTAGAAAGGCTTTGTCTTGAAAAAGGATTGGGATATTTTTTTACTATTATATGTCACAATGCACAGAAAAATAATTTAAATATTTTTGGTGAAGATATTGATTTGTATTATTTTGATCCTACAAGTGTAGCGCGTCTTGAAAATATTATGACTAAAGATTTTAAGCAAGCTTTTATTTATATGCAAGATGAATTTGAAACTAAAAAAAGTTACGAAGCTTTGCGTTCTTTAGATCCAAATTTAGAAATAGAAATAATGGATTTTTGGGGTTTAAGTATTAATGATGCGCATACTAATTTAGCTGATGCTAGAATGACTTTAAGTCGTAGATTTATGGATTTCTTGCCAGATATAGCTTTAACTGCTCAATATATAGGTTTAGGATTGGGCGAAATCATGGAGGTGAAAATTCCAGCAGGTTCTATCTTTGCTTATAGACACATTAGTTCTATACAGCAAAAAAGATGGCGCATTGTTCTTATTTATAGAAATTCTAAAATTTATTTTGTTAAACCTTCTTTTGTTTTAGAGCCTAATGATAGTATTTTAATTGTTGGAGATCCTGTTGTCTTGCAAAGTATTTTTCATAATATCAGAGAAAAATCAGGACAATTTCCTATTCCTTTTGGCAATAATATTTTTGCTTTAATTGATATGAAAAATATGAGTGAAACAATACAAGAAAAAATATTAAATACCACTTTGAAATTAACTCAAAAAATTAATGCAAAGAAATTTTTTATTCATGTAATTAATCCTAGTTTAGATCCTATGTATAAAAAATTGAAAGAATTTTCCTATGAAAAACAAGGAGTATTTTTTGATTTTTTTCATACAGATTTTAAACAAATTTATACACAATTACAAAATCAAGATATTGGTTTAATTATTACTGATATAAATAATTTTGAAAAAGAAAAAAAAGTTTTTTTTGATTTGAAAATACCTATTATGAAAATAGGAGAAAAAGAATTTGATCAGATTAAAGAAGCAATTATTTTAAGTGCAAATGAAAGTGAGCTTGAAAATAATGCTAATGTGATTACTGATTTAAGTAAACAATTAGGTTTTGAAGTGATTTTATATTATTATAATCCTAATTTGCAAAATACTAAAGATATGGAAGAATATTTTAGAAGCTTATCTAAGCTTTATGATAAAAATATACAAATTATTAATAAAAGCGATGAAAATCCTCTTTTAAATTTGCAATATCGCCAAAATTTACTACAATTTATAAGTTTTGAAAAAGAATTGTTAAATCGTAATTTTGGTAGAAGTTTAAGTATGAATTTAAATAGACATTATTATAAAATGAGACAAAATTATCAACTTTTTATACCAGTGGAATAAATAATTAATTAAATGTGATAGAATAAAATTAAAAAAGAGTGTTTGATGCAAATAGAAGTAAAATTAAAACAAAATCCTTATAAAGTGTATATTGATGAGCTGGAAAATTTAGAATTTGATACTAAGGTTTTTATACTTTCAAATCCTAAAATTTCAGGTTTTCATTTAAAAACATTATTGGCCAAAATCAAGGCAAAAGATCTTTTTATTGCGACTATAAAAGATGGAGAAGAATATAAAAATTTAGCCACTATAGAAGAGATTTTAAATCAAATGTTTAATTCTAAACTTGATAGAAAAAGTG from Campylobacter hepaticus includes:
- the tgt gene encoding tRNA guanosine(34) transglycosylase Tgt — protein: MEFKLKYKDNMARVCQINTAHSSFLTPIFMPVGTLGAIKSLDANDIKNELDAKIILANTYHMYLRPGSKIIKDLGGLHGFTKFNRSFLTDSGGFQAFSLSKNSKHFDEGIEFKSHIDGSRHFFTPKNVLNAQYDFNSDIMMILDDLIALPADKKRIKISVDRTIAWAKEAINYHKIMQNQGIGLKQNIFGIIQGGTDYEERKRCALALNEMPFDGIAIGGLSVGEENSLMYETVQNLNPFMDENRPRYLMGVGTPEDLVENVERGIDMFDCVMPTRNARNGTFFTNFGKFNIKKTEFINDHEPIDQTCSCYTCRNFSRAYLNHLFKAKELTFFRLASLHNLYYYLELTKQMQKAILSNSFSQFKKEFYTKRRK
- the ccsA gene encoding cytochrome c biogenesis protein, whose protein sequence is MKNIIKSIGDLRVSIILFLLFAFFCALATFIESAYGSPTAWAMIYDAFWFEYIQLLLGINLLCGMFYYKMFKMKKLPLIIFHLSFLFILVGSVMTRYAGFEGILAIREHTQNSSIESSKTSLNFFAIKDGQHYSVVNDRYIGNLPFANFFKLKLQLDDEAVLKYKDLILNAHYIYKENNTSEPLLVLMLSQKAQQGVDLKFQKGEVKNIGGVDFAFMNDNVKAPFVKIDENLTLSSSENLHFLNMLDGSNLKLESGEKVNVREKRLYEIKDINFVVKFASLHAKEVLEGSNRPQDESFWLWLKSVGLELVRTMLISTFGEPQNWKNSLLLHFKEFALSNENNIELTGNNALKLELSYKNESKEFYVFEYNKPVLVELAGQKFFVSWALSYRQLPFDIYLKDFILDRYPGSMSPSSYASEITVKDRNNSFDYRIFMNNVLDYDGYRFYQSSYDQDEKGTVLSVNKDPGKIPTYIGYFLLCFGMFANFLNPYSRFRTLARLINKDTLKNTSAILVFSLILLGIEKTFAQDNLTLPVVNAEHAKNLATLIVQKSSDGRMVPFDTLSKEILEKIHQSQTYKGQSSNAIMLSMLINVDKWQMEPFILMPQNKVVRDAIANILLVPSTKYIAYKDFFDNNANYKLKKYVENANRKNPNARGIFDKEILKLDERANIVNLIFSGELFKIIPVQNDPNNVWLAPFSAVVTLKGEERYQVIALIQNYFSTVEEAFKDENWTKADQALRFIKEYQEKIGYKVMPNQTKVQMEIFSNKAEIFFKLAPIYLIAGFLLLILVFSKMIMPNLKIVFIFKIVYILNILAFVLHTIGLGIRAYLSDHAPWSNGYESMVYIAWALSLSGIFFSRKSPIALSLTSILSGVVLMVAHLSEMNPQITNLVPVLNSYWLSIHVSVITASYGFLGLCALLGIFTLLLMCFLKKDKQVNINILRNITEATRINEMAMILGLCLLTTGNFLGAIWANESWGRYWSWDSKETWALVSILVYAAILHLRMIPKYSNQFIFALWSMFAYWVIIMTYFGVNYFLTGLHSYAAGEAAQIPNYVYWGFALMIVLALLARRKRDLIAKL
- a CDS encoding COG3400 family protein; translation: MNNILIIIDGILAKHFLERLCLEKGLGYFFTIICHNAQKNNLNIFGEDIDLYYFDPTSVARLENIMTKDFKQAFIYMQDEFETKKSYEALRSLDPNLEIEIMDFWGLSINDAHTNLADARMTLSRRFMDFLPDIALTAQYIGLGLGEIMEVKIPAGSIFAYRHISSIQQKRWRIVLIYRNSKIYFVKPSFVLEPNDSILIVGDPVVLQSIFHNIREKSGQFPIPFGNNIFALIDMKNMSETIQEKILNTTLKLTQKINAKKFFIHVINPSLDPMYKKLKEFSYEKQGVFFDFFHTDFKQIYTQLQNQDIGLIITDINNFEKEKKVFFDLKIPIMKIGEKEFDQIKEAIILSANESELENNANVITDLSKQLGFEVILYYYNPNLQNTKDMEEYFRSLSKLYDKNIQIINKSDENPLLNLQYRQNLLQFISFEKELLNRNFGRSLSMNLNRHYYKMRQNYQLFIPVE